A stretch of the Osmerus eperlanus chromosome 10, fOsmEpe2.1, whole genome shotgun sequence genome encodes the following:
- the dnaja2a gene encoding dnaJ homolog subfamily A member 2a, with amino-acid sequence MANVVDTKLYDILGVSPTATENELKKAYRKLAKEYHPDKNPNAGDKFKEISFAYEVLTNPEKKELYDRYGEQGLREGGGGGGGMDDIFSHIFGGGLFGFMGGQGRSRNGGRRRGEDMVHPLKVTLEDLYNGKTTKLQLSKNVLCSTCNGQGGKTGAVQKCVACRGRGMRIMIRQLAPGMVQQMQSVCTDCNGEGEVISEKDRCKKCEGKKVVKEVKILEVHVDKGMKHGQKITFGGEADQAPGVEPGDIVLVLQEKEHETYRRDAHDLHMTHKIGLVEALCGFQFTLKHLDARQIVVKYPAGKVIEPGSIRVVRGEGMPQYRNPFEKGDLYIKFDVQFPDNNWISSEKLTELEDLLPTRSEAPIMSGDAEEVDLQDYDNSQGTSGGGRREAYNDSSDEEGGHHGPGVQCAHQ; translated from the exons GCATACAGGAAACTGGCAAAAGAATACCACCCTGACAAAAACCCAAATGCAGGAGACAAG TTCAAGGAGATCAGCTTTGCCTATGAGGTCCTGACCAACCCAGAGAAGAAGGAACTGTATGACCGGTATGGGGAGCAGGGCTTGCgggaaggaggtggtggaggtggggggatggACGACATCTTCTCCCACATCTTTGGAGGAGGTCTGTTTGGCTTCATGGGCGGACAGGGACGCAGCCGGAATGGAGGAAGACGGCGAGGAGAAGACATGGTTCACCCACTAAA GGTGACACTGGAAGACCTGTACAATGGTAAAACCACCAAACTACAGCTTAGCAAGAATGTCCTGTGTAGCACTTGTAATGG CCAGGGGGGGAAGACAGGAGCTGTACAGAAGTGTGTGGCGTGCAGGGGGCGTGGCATGCGCATCATGATCAGACAGCTGGCACCTGGGATGGTCCAGCAGATGCAGTCTGTCTGTACCGACTGCAACGGAGAAG GTGAGGTGATCAGTGAGAAGGATCGCTGTAAAAAGTGTGAGGGGAAGAAGGTGGTGAAGGAGGTGAAGATCCTGGAGGTCCACGTTGACAAGGGCATGAAGCACGGCCAGAAGATCACCTTTGGGGGAGAGGCGGACCAGGCGCCGGGGGTAGAGCCTGGAGACATAGTCCTGGTCCTGCAGGAGAAAGAACACGAG ACTTACAGACGAGACGCCCACGACCTCCACATGACCCACAAGATCGGACTGGTGGAAGCGCTCTGTGGGTTCCAGTTCACACTGAAACACTTAGACGCCAGACAGATCGTAGTCAAATATCCCGCTGGCAAAGTCATCGAgccag GCTCCATCAGGGTGGTGAGAGGCGAGGGCATGCCCCAGTACCGTAACCCCTTTGAGAAAGGAGACCTCTACATCAAGTTTGATGTCCAGTTCCCAGACAACAACTGGATCAGCTCAGAGAAGCTCACA gagctggaggacctGCTGCCCACACGCTCTGAAGCTCCCATCATGTCTGGGGACGccgaggaggtggacctgcagGACTACGACAACAGCCAGGGCACGTCCGGAGGCGGCCGGCGCGAGGCCTACAACGACAGCTCGGACGAGGAGGGTGGCCACCACGGCCCGGGGGTCCAGTGTGCGCACCAGTAA